In one Drosophila pseudoobscura strain MV-25-SWS-2005 chromosome X, UCI_Dpse_MV25, whole genome shotgun sequence genomic region, the following are encoded:
- the mud gene encoding sporulation-specific protein 15 isoform X3 has protein sequence MDIRSWKSVILSWVQKCGFVDENVLTLEQSNIYKFFEHYLEYDYMHLALDTTDSTHSDLSSRNDTQLIKFLQTVYPDFAPNLDTSGNLDRSDYFLVYTLMLHYACVIKKSTQYQIKCTELPEHIQKAIASFLSRIVNSHKITRLCLVEALETTKKFFEPAAPPAMVLPYTTSTVRQALMEAAIIPADSEAPGTPVKAITDSPQTPQDTPLHSSRDEYSPLPICSTPMRERERMTVFEWRQVMDKLAATEIKLAELETKLTSAERKLISTENEYSILDELFQEVSKTKVNLQNANKELKAEIEILREKIQIFEERSIDEEADGRSNFEHLKQGYLKEIAAKEAIIAEINEHLQDAISANVKENARVREIEEQLKKCFDQINMLNLTVNQNKAVLRDKDFEISCLERDKQDLAQCLNVLRQESQGRREVLNASSDMLDTSLSPGSVPENLGSCVIEKQLREKDQEICQLKEEFAKLQSDIYKLINAEVKVEPSFKDQTQLLKAICDALIVSPQAAAEYESRKLHNEIEILLAELQSEKDARADMHDPHDKECIQMTCELAFIDEDLDNEKQIVAKQHKRILEAQQRLDSLALTEKYNKQLDELQHQLEILETELPQMASHCVLNYLEDEKASDEMSRQSLEETKRLEQQINSKPDLLKKKESEVAEVKDQIALLQQKMKDEGAKGRLQAPARMAELDQLVKDRKVLAITSREQSQRLAHRHDRLDKLELARKKKEMQIKNENHDPDSEIGRYYARELQELESKCHFTLQKCVQAKAEAAEQADKLSHVLQRLEQIQYQNERSIEVATTKEERAAQKDSDTDLIAEKDAKIVELSVEMMVLTDKLDSLADDRARLKASAKEHRKNASILQKSLDLLSAERSGLAKKLGMQKSLLKMYGKSIQVLLEKQNSQEENEKCYEQKLKKLQEEHSDVIKKLELGIDQWRERYENLENDISAQKEIASTNERKHQDTVQAHARTIAKLRDDYNTLEKDLLHKQNCCEEDRKKLNERVVLLTEERDTLRLHKDILKKELDTLSQERDTLTLCSDTVNQERNNLNALYATLLKERDNLKESNGTLQKERDNLNALYATVVKERNNLKESNGTLQKERDNLNEFYATLLKERDNLNKSKGTLQKEHDNLNELYATLLKERDNLKECNGTLQKERDNLYELYATLLKESDNLNKSNGTLQKERDNLYELYATLLKESDNLNKSKGTLQKEHDNLNELYATLLKERDNLNESNGTLQKERDNLNELYATLQKERDNLNESNGTLQKERDNLNELYATLQKERDNLNESNGTLQKERDNLNELYATLQKERDNLNESNGTLQKERDNLNELYATLLKERDNLNESNGTLQKERDNLNELYATLLKERDNLNESNGTLLIERDNLKVAEQQHQTEISRFVNMEREIWGMLDNTTEKIQALSEINTNENKENRQLHGVSSLRQVNCLEMLKEILYQKDMQIEALRKEREMIRKSERATKTTLHMLTKECDAKEARLSQEIGCLNYNLMQAKQLVQQQQLSHDTETQLKIDASQALEAAKQELQEVREQMLKIETEHAHDKQHFELMAQQFQAQHAQILQEKADLQADILKQQDDFRTLEKDLLYKQKCLEEGHQKLYERMLMLKEERNTLTQERDTLKQELDAQNQEHEAFRKERCTLKLYNDTLKQDLISVGKQLKEEVSRQQIETEARAMTEKQLSLVQHQLEQSEQKYARLKIEMTDQQTTSDERQIELSKQLNAAKTELAETMERLSATYTAAAEEEGLPDRTTLQRDCQVLQAKYQEAKKKIDELQVNLKDQRNEMEGKLEKMKNKMDGPHSLDDSMSALLSSSTSTGARKKSMGTHYKRPGPPTPSKNGGRLSFGSSEPPREILRETCENTGTSKTPTRFKMFTSRFSIGSTTSGSSGLPRDERPLRRERPNLLTGMQRRRLQLRQSSGLFCTSTPRKSRSYYDQRRLICASDAISDHEEDEEEVEQEGNEQEPEQEQENVAEELEEEGTPHLSNAALLAITRGVTRRLSNDPRYSSPSSGSTPQFGGGKRKYRKGRVSLCLHGNIFARSRPLTKNTAAAHAGNLKQQREKLKQQRLNRFDQGRHFNESPVPAVTFQQSPIADNLLRQHQAPTNVTYKLLQPLDRCANNNYSQHNRNKEQQQQQDQQLLLMMGQTVVLRPEDQILDDGLLPVAATTFNVSETDSTDMWQHRQGFEGENIQAWLTEYARERETPIEMENEDSHGGHFERLCRETESTAPFELQPLHYKEQEEQPKVRSVRLLNITGTTSVCTTNASCATNLTSASSQKSCTIYSLGNIQSEPLPTMTITHVEQRLVHHERRTKTLTLRELWYTFCRLNLPGRLMLSLALALTMMLCSQVADRMALGVTAAFGLLLLVLSLSCGK, from the exons ATGGATATCCGAAGCTGGAAGTCGGTGATCCTCTCTTGG GTACAGAAATGCGGCTTCGTGGACGAAAATGTGCTGACTCTCGAACAGTCAAACATCTATAAATTCTTCGAGCACTATCTGGAGTATGATTACATGCATCTCGCTCTGGACACCACGGACTCGACGCACAGCGATCTCAGTTCGCGCAATGATACACAGCTGATCAAATTTTTGCAAA CCGTTTATCCAGACTTTGCTCCCAATCTGGATACAAGTGGAAACCTCGATCGCAGCGACTATTTTCTGGTGTACACGTTGATGCTGCACTATGCATGTGTCATTAAAAAGAGTACACAatatcaaatcaaatgcaCAGAGCTCCCGGAGCACATTCAAAAGGCCATAGCATCGTTTTTGTCGCGCATCGTTAATAGTCATAAGATAACACGTTTATGCCTGGTCGAGGCATTAGAAACGACTAAGAAATTTTTCGAGCCCGCCGCACCGCCTGCAATGGTCTTGCCGTATACGACAAGCACTGTCCGCCAAGCACTGATGGAGGCCGCCATCATTCCCGCCGACTCCGAGGCTCCTGGCACACCCGTAAAGGCCATCACAGATAGTCCACAGACTCCGCAAGATACGCCGTTGCACAGCAGCCGCGACGAATACTCGCCGCTGCCGATTTGCAGCACACCAATGCGTGAGCGGGAGCGTATGACGGTGTTTGAATGGCGACAAGTGATGGATAAATTGGCGGCTACGGAAATCAAATTGGCGGAATTGGAAACAAAATTGACATCGGCTGAACGCAAATTGATTTCGACAGAGAACGAGTATTCCATCCTGGATGAATTGTTTCAGGAAGTAtccaaaacaaaagtaaatttACAAAATG CTAATAAAGAACTCAAGGCCGAGATCGAGATACTAAGGGAAAAGATTCAAATATTCGAGGAGAGGTCCATTGATGAAGAAGCCGACGGGCGTAGTAATTTCGAGCAT cTTAAGCAAGGCTATTTAAAGGAAATAGCCGCCAAGGAGGCAATCATAGCCGAAATTAACGAACACCTGCAGGATGCGATCAGTGCAAATGTCAAGGAGAATGCAAGG GTCCGCGAAATAGAAGAGCAGTTGAAGAAGTGCTTCGACCAAATCAACATGCTCAATTTGACGGTCAATCAAAATAAGGCAGTACTGAGGGACAAAGATTTTGAGATTAGTTGCCTGGAGCGCGACAAGCAGGACTTGGCCCAGTGCCTGAATGTGCTGCGGCAGGAGTCGCAGGGACGCCGTGAGGTGCTGAATGCCTCCTCGGACATGCTGGACACTTCGCTGTCCCCAGGCAGTGTGCCGGAAAATCTTGGCAGCTGTGTGATTGAAAAGCAGCTGCGCGAAAAGGATCAGGAGATATGTCAGCTAAAAGAGGAATTCGCAAAACTCCAGTCGGACATATACAAATTAATCAATGCGGAAGTGAAGGTCGAACCATCCTTCAAGGATCAAACGCAGCTTTTAAAGGCTATTTGTGATGCGCTTATTGTTAGTCCCCAGGCAGCAGCCGAATATGAAAGCAGGAAACTTCACAACGAGATCGAGATCCTACTCGCGGAGCTGCAGAGCGAAAAGGACGCCAGGGCCGACATGCACGATCCGCACGACAAGGAGTGCATCCAAATGACTTGTGAACTGGCATTTATCGACGAGGATTTGGACAACGAGAAGCAGATCGTGGCGAAGCAGCATAAACGAATTCTGGAAGCCCAACAGCGCCTCGACTCTCTAGCCTTGACCGAGAAATATAATAAACAGCTGGATGAGCTGCAGCACCAGTTGGAGATCCTCGAAACTGAACTCCCACAGATGGCCTCGCACTGTGTCCTCAACTACCTCGAGGATGAGAAGGCGAGTGATGAGATGTCGCGGCAGAGTCTTGAGGAAACAAAGAGGCTGGAGCAGCAGATCAACTCGAAGCCTGATCTgctgaagaagaaggagaGCGAGGTGGCTGAGGTAAAAGATCAAATCGctctgctgcagcagaagaTGAAGGACGAAGGGGCTAAGGGACGCCTGCAGGCGCCCGCAAGGATGGCTGAGCTCGACCAGCTAGTCAAGGACCGCAAAGTTCTGGCGATCACATCACGTGAACAGTCTCAACGACTTGCACATCGTCACGATCGGCTGGACAAGCTGGAGCTAGCACGGAAGAAGAAGGAAATGCAGATCAAGAATGAGAATCACGACCCTGACTCGGAGATCGGCCGTTACTATGCGCGGGAACTGCAGGAACTGGAAAGTAAATGTCATTTTACGTTGCAAAAATGCGTTCAAGCGAAAGCAGAAGCCGCCGAGCAGGCTGACAAGTTGTCCCACGTGCTGCAACGTCTGGAACAGATCCAATACCAGAATGAACGCTCGATTGAGGTAGCCACCACCAAAGAGGAGCGTGCGGCACAAAAAGATTCCGATACAGATCTGATTGCAGAAAAGGATGCGAAAATAGTTGAACTATCAGTCGAAATGATGGTGCTGACAGATAAATTGGACTCCCTGGCCGATGATCGAGCGAGGCTAAAAGCCAGCGCGAAGGAGCATCGGAAAAATGCCTCAATATTGCAAAAATCTCTCGATCTACTGTCGGCTGAGAGATCCGGGCTAGCGAAAAAGCTTGGGATGCAAAAAAGTCTTCTGAAGATGTATGGAAAGTCCATACAAGTTTTGTTGGAAAAGCAGAACAGCCAGGAGGAGAATGAAAAGTGTTACGAgcagaaattgaaaaaattgCAAGAAGAACACTCAGACGTTATCaagaagctggagctggggatCGATCAATGGCGCGAAAGATATGAAAACCTTGAAAACGATATCAGCGCGCAGAAGGAGATCGCCAGTACGAATGAGCGAAAGCACCAGGACACAGTTCAAGCACATGCACGGACCATTGCGAAGCTTCGAGATGATTATAATACGCTAGAGAAAGACTTACTCCACAAACAGAACTGTTGCGAAGAGGATCGGAAAAAGCTCAACGAACGAGTGGTGCTGCTGACAGAAGAGCGTGACACTCTGAGACTTCATAAAGACATCTTGAAGAAAGAGCTCGACACTCTGAGCCAAGAGCGTGACACCCTGACACTTTGTAGTGATACCGTGAACCAAGAGCGTAACAATCTGAACGCGTTGTATGCGACCCTACTGAAAGAGCGCGACAATCTGAAGGAGTCTAATGGTACCCTACAGAAAGAGCGCGACAATCTGAACGCGTTGTATGCGACCGTAGTGAAAGAGCGTAACAATCTGAAGGAGTCTAATGGTACCCTACAGAAAGAGCGCGACAATCTGAACGAGTTTTATGCGACCCTACTGAAAGAGCGTGACAATCTGAACAAGTCTAAGGGTACCCTACAGAAAGAGCACGACAATCTGAACGAGTTGTATGCGACCCTACTGAAAGAGCGTGACAATCTGAAGGAGTGTAATGGTACCCTACAGAAAGAACGTGACAATCTGTACGAGTTGTATGCGACCCTACTGAAAGAGAGTGACAATCTGAACAAGTCTAATGGTACCCTACAGAAAGAGCGCGACAATCTGTACGAGTTGTATGCGACCCTACTGAAAGAGAGTGACAATCTGAACAAGTCTAAGGGTACCCTACAGAAAGAGCACGACAATCTGAACGAGTTGTATGCGACCCTACTGAAAGAGCGCGACAATCTGAACGAGTCTAATGGTACCCTACAGAAAGAACGCGACAATCTGAACGAGTTGTATGCGACCCTACAGAAAGAGCGCGACAATCTGAACGAGTCTAATGGTACCCTACAGAAAGAGCGCGACAATCTGAACGAGTTGTATGCGACCCTACAGAAAGAGCGCGATAATCTGAACGAGTCTAATGGTACCCTACAGAAAGAACGCGACAATCTGAACGAGTTGTATGCGACCCTACAGAAAGAGCGCGACAATCTGAACGAGTCTAATGGTACCCTACAGAAAGAGCGCGACAATCTGAACGAGTTGTATGCGACCCTACTGAAAGAGCGCGACAATCTGAACGAGTCTAATGGTACCCTACAGAAAGAGCGCGACAATCTGAACGAGTTGTATGCGACCCTACTGAAAGAGCGCGACAATTTGAACGAGTCGAATGGTACCTTGCTGATAGAGCGCGACAACCTGAAGGTTGCCGAACAGCAACACCAGACGGAAATATCTCGATTTGTGAACATGGAACGAGAGATATGGGGAATGCTGGACAATACCACAGAGAAGATTCAGGCGCTGTCGGAGATAAACACAAACGAAAACAAGGAGAACCGTCAGCTACATGGCGTGAGCTCTTTGCGTCAGGTGAATTGTCTGGAAATGCTCAAAGAGATACTATATCAAAAGGACATGCAAATCGAAGCCCTGCGCAAGGAGAGAGAAATGATTCGCAAATCCGAACGTGCCACCAAAACCACACTCCATATGTTAACCAAAGAATGTGATGCGAAAGAGGCACGACTCAGCCAGGAGATTGGTTGTCTCAACTACAATTTGATGCAAGCAAAACAACTtgtccaacagcagcaactcTCGCATGACACGGAAACACAGTTAAAGATAGATGCCAGCCAGGCCCTGGAAGCTGCCAAACAAGAATTGCAGGAAGTACGCGAGCAAATGCTGAAAATCGAAACGGAACATGCACATGATAAGCAGCACTTTGAACTGATGGCACAACAATTTCAGGCTCAGCACGCACAGATTCTCCAAGAAAAAGCTGACCTCCAAGCGGACATTTTAAAGCAGCAAGATGATTTCAGGACCCTAGAGAAGGACTTACTCTACAAACAGAAGTGTTTGGAAGAGGGTCACCAAAAACTCTACGAACGAATGCTGATGCTGAAAGAAGAGCGTAACACCCTGACACAGGAGCGTGACACTTTGAAGCAAGAGCTCGACGCCCAGAACCAAGAACATGAGGCCTTCAGAAAAGAGCGTTGCACCCTGAAACTTTATAATGACACCCTGAAGCAAGACCTGATCTCAGTTGGAAAGCAGCTCAAGGAGGAGGTGTCCCGCCAGCAGATCGAGACTGAAGCTCGTGCCATGACCGAGAAGCAGCTCTCGTTGGTCCAGCATCAACTGGAGCAGTCTGAACAGAAGTATGCCCGTCTCAAAATCGAGATGACTGACCAACAAACGACCTCGGACGAACGACAGATTGAGTTAAGCAAACAGTTGAATGCCGCCAAAACGGAACTGGCCGAAACGATGGAACGCCTCAGTGCCACATACACGGCGGCTGCCGAGGAGGAGGGGCTTCCCGATCGCACGACCCTCCAGCGAGACTGCCAGGTGCTGCAGGCCAAATATCAGGAGGCCAAAAAGAAGATTGACGAACTACAAGTGAACCTAAAGGACCAGCGCAACGAGATGGAGGGCAAGttggaaaaaatgaaaaataaaatg GACGGACCACATAGTCTGGACGACAGCATGAGCGCCTTGCTTAGCTCTTCGACGAGCACTGGGGCCCGCAAGAAGTCAATGGGCACTCACTACAAGCGTCCTGGTCCGCCCACACCCAGCAAGAACGGCGGCCGCTTGTCCTTCGGCAGCTCAGAGCCGCCGCGGGAGATACTGCGCGAGACATGCGAGAATACCGGCACCTCCAAAACACCCACACGCTTCAAGATGTTCACCTCGCGCTTTAGCAtcggcagcaccaccagcggcagcagtggccTGCCCCGTGATGAG CGGCCGCTACGTCGGGAGCGGCCGAATCTATTGACCGGCATGCAGCGCCGCAGACTGCAGCTACGTCAGTCCTCGGGCCTCTTCTGCACCTCAACGCCACGCAAGAGCCGCTCCTACTACGATCAGCGACGTCTGATATGTGCCAGCGATGCAATCTCAGAtcacgaggaggatgaggaagaGGTCGAACAAGAAGGTAATGAGCAGGAACcagaacaggagcaggagaatgTCGCCGAGGAGCTAGAGGAGGAGGGCACACCGCACTTGTCGAATGCTGCACTGTTGGCTATCACCCGTGGAGTGACCCGCAGGCTGAGCAACGATCCACGCTACAGTTCCCCTAGTTCGGGGTCCACTCCTCAGTTCGGCGGCGGCAAGCGGAAATATCGCAAGGGACGTGTCTCCCTTTGCTTGCACGGCAATATCTTTGCCAGGAGCCGGCCGCTGACGAAGAACACTGCCGCGGCCCATGCAGGAAATCTCAAGCAGCAGCGCGAGAAGCTGAAACAGCAGCGCCTGAATCGCTTCGATCAGGGAAGGCACTTCAACGAGTCCCCTGTGCCGGCAGTCACCTTCCAGCAGTCACCCATCGCAGACAATCTGCTCAGGCAACACCAGGCACCGACGAATGTCACCTATAAGCTCCTCCAGCCGCTGGACCGCTGCGCCAACAATAACTACAGCCAGCACAATCGCaacaaagagcagcagcagcagcaggaccagcaGCTGCTACTGATGATGGGCCAAACGGTGGTACTAAGGCCAGAAGATCAGATCCTCGACGATGGATTGCTGCCAGTGGCAGCGACCACATTTAACGTCAGTGAGACCGATAGTACAGATATGTGGCAGCATCGGCAGGGATTCGAGGGGGAGAATATCCAGGCTTGGTTGACGGAATatgccagagagagggagacccCAATCGAGATGGAGAACGAGGACAGCCATGGCGGACATTTTGAGCGGTTGTGCAGGGAAACGGAGTCGACGGCACCGTTTGAGCTCCAGCCGCTGCACTACaaagagcaggaggagcagccaaaGGTCAGATCGGTGCGGCTGCTCAATATTACGGGCACCACCAGCGTGTGCACGACCAATGCCAGCTGTGCCACCAATCTCACCAGTGCCTCGTCGCAAAAGTCCTGTACAATCTACTCCCTGGGGAACATACAGTCGGAGCCCCTGCCGACAATGACCATCACGCATGTGGAGCAGCGGTTGGTGCACCACGAGCGAAGGACAAAGACGCTGACGCTGCGTGAACTGTGGTACACCTTCTGTCGCCTCAATCTGCCTGGCCGTCTGATGCTCAGCCTGGCGCTGGCTCTTACGATGATGCTGTGCTCTCAGGTGGCGGACAGGATGGCCCTGGGTGTCACCGCGGCTTTTGGATTACTGCTTTTGGTCCTTTCGCTGAGCTGTGGCAAGTAG